A stretch of DNA from Natrinema halophilum:
TCGAGCCCACCACCGACAAGACCGAAGTACTCGCCGAGGCCGAGCGGATCGCACTCGACTACGCGCCGGAATACGGCATCGACGGGACCGTCGCGCGCTACGCCGGCCTCTACGGTCCGGAACGATATCGGCTCGAGCGCTACATCGAGGGTCCTGTAACGGAGGGGTACCTGAACATGGCTCACCGGGACGATGCGGCCGGCGCGGTCCGGCATCTGCTCGAGGAGAACCTCGCCCGAGGTGAGGTGGTTCAGGTCGTCGACGACGAGCCCGTCTCGAAGTGGGAATTTGCGGACTGGCTGGCCGACGAATGCGGGGTGGGGGAGCCGCCGAAGCGAACGAAAGCCGAACGGCTCGCAGACGACGATATCTCGGCGGCTGGCCGACGGCGGATTCTGACGAGCAAGCGCTGTTCGAACGAGAAACTGCGGGCGCTTGAATACGAGTTTTCCTATCCGACGTTCCGCGACGGATACCGCGGTGCTGTCGAGCGCTTCCGCGTCGAGTCGGATATCTGATGGAAGCGGCAGCTATGGGGAAAATTCTTGGTGGTTCGATTTGATTTGCTGATATGAGCGTTCGGAGCGGCTCGAATGGGGTCGGGTCCGTCGGGGCAAACCCGCTGGTTGCCGAGCCGGTCGGCGATTCGCTCCGCTCCCTCGAGCCGCTCGTTCTCTCCCTTCTCGTTCTCGTCGTCGTCGGGATCGCCATCGGTTGCTGGTGGGCGGTTCGGTGGTTCCGTCGACCCCCAGGCGTTCGGCTCCAGCGCGTGCTGGCAACTCACGAGGACGTGACGGTGCTGATGCACCCCAATCCGGATCCCGACGCCATGGCGTGTGCGATGGGTATCGCGTCGATCGCCGACTCGGTCGACACCGACGTAACCATGCAGTTTCCCGGCGAAATCCGCCACCAGGAGAATCGGGCGTTTCGGACCGTTCTCGATCTCGATCTTGAACCCGTCGAGGCCAGTTCACAGCTCAGTTCGGACGCGGTGGTGCTGGTCGACCACAATACGCCGCGGGGGTTTACTGGAGCCCAGACGGTCGAGCCGATCGCGGTCATCGATCACCACCCGGGGAACGGGGCTGGCACGAAATTCACTGACGTGCGGACCAACTACGGGGCGGCGTCGACGATCATCGTCGAGTACCTGAACGACGTCGGTGCGACGATCGATGAGGATGACGACTCGAGCGAGTTCGAGGTTTCCCCGGAACTGGCCACAGGATTGCTCTACGGCATTCAGTCCGATACGAATCACCTGACGAACGGCTGCTCGCGGGCCGAATTCGACGCCTGTGCCACGCTCTTTCCGGGGATCGACGAGGACCTGCTCGATCGTATCGCCAATCCACAAGTCAGCGACGACGTGTTACGGGTCAAGGCGACGGCGATCACCCAGAAACGCGTCGAGGGCCCCTTCGCAGTCTGCGACGTCGGCGAGATCGGAAACGTCGACGCGATTCCCCAGGCTGCGGACGAACTCATGCACCTCGAGGGTGTGACGGCGGTCGTCGTCTACGGCGAAAACGACGGAACGCTTCACCTCTCCGGACGATCCCGCGACGACCGGGTCCACATGGGCGAAACGCTTCGTCACGCCATCAGTGACATTCCGATGGCCAGCGCGGGCGGTCACGCGCGGATGGGCGGCGGACAGCTCTCGGTCGATCACATGAACGGAATCGGCCCTTCAGACGGGATTAGCCGCTCTGACTTCGAGGAACGCCTCTTTTCGGCGATGGCCGGCGAACGCTAGCTCGGTCTACCGGTCTCGCTCGCTGCGCTCGAGTATCGAGCGTACGGCCGCTGGGCCGGCGGTTTCGCCGGTCCCGACGAAGTGTGCCGCACAGGCGTTTCCGAGCGCGAGCGCCGTCTCGAGGGACCATTCGCGAGCCAGCGCGCACGCCACCCCAGCCGAGAATCGATCACCCGCGCCCGTCGTGTGTTTGGTTTCGCCGACCTCGAGCATGTTCACGACGGTCGTCCCGTTGCGGGTCGCTCCGGCAGCGACGGCCGTACCGTGAGAGATCACGCCACTGATCCCGATCGCCGAGCGGAGGGCCACTGCCCGGCCGAGAGCCCGATTCCGATCTCGAGTCCCATCGGAAGTAACGCCGGATGCGTCGGAGACCCGATCGGAAGCACGGCCCGAGACGTCGGTGGCTGCAACGGCGGCTTCGAGTTCGGTCGGGTTAACGGAAAGAACGATTTCGATGGACTCGCTGGCCCCATCTGTCCGCGAGAGCACGTCGAACAAGTCTTCGAGTGCCGACGGATCGACAGCATCGATCGGACCGGGATCGAGGACGATCGTGAGCGACTCGTCCGGCGGGGCCGACCGAAATCGATCGAAGACGGCCGTGAGGCCGCGAACCGAGACCCAGTTCGCACAGCAGAGTGCGTCGGCATCGAGGATTCGGTCCCAGTCGACGACCGCACGGAGATCCGCCAGTTCCCACGTTTCGGCCGCCCCCGGTTCCGAGAAGAGGAGGTCGTCCTCGTCGAGCATGACGACGCGGACCGTCGCCGGCGGGCCCATCGAACGCGTTTCGAACGGAAACTCGGCCAGGACGGGATGATCGAGGTGACCGACGAGGGTCGCCGAATCGCCGAGGGCGTGGACCTGTCTGGCCGCGTTGACCGCCTGACCACCCGGTCGGACGTCGACCGGCTCGAGTGAGAACGCGCGGCTGCCCGCTGCAAGCTGGCTCCTGAACTCGTCGGCTCGCTCGACTCGCACGCCGCCGGCTCCCGAGAGAGCGTACCGGTGATCGACGCTGCCGTCGGGGAGTGCGACGACGTGGCGGCGACCGTCTCCTTCGAGAGCGTCGAGGTGGTCGCAAAGGTCGGCGTAGCTCACACCCGTAATTGGGGCACTCGTCAGTAAAAGCAGTTGGTCGCGGCGATCCTCGACGATCGCCGAAGTGCGGAACGGCCCGTCGGTGAAACACGCGACACGCGGCACAGCGTGTTACGTCGCAGCGGCAAGTGGTGGTAGCGACAGCAGTACAGCGTGTTACGTCACAGCGGCAAGTGGTGGTAGCGACAGCAGTACAGCGTGCTGTTTGATCACATGGCATGGAAAACGAATTAGATCGAACTCTCGAGTCCGCACCACCAACCCACTACGGTCGTTTCGGGTCGACGTGACCGGTCGTCCCTACCGGATCTCCTTCCACTCGGCGTTGCAGTCCGGACAAATTCGGACCGTCTTGATCTCGTCGGGATCGTTTTCGGTCTTTAGTGGCTTCTCGCACTCGCCGCAAACGAGCCGATCGTAGGTGTCCTTCTCGAGTTCGCCCTCTCGAAGTGCCTTTCGGACTGATTTCATGTTCCCCCTGTAGGGAGGAGGGGAAGAAAAAGACCGGTGCTTTATCGAGTTTCGACTCGACTCACACGGCTGGTGTGCCGTCGAACATATGTGTGTTCACAGACAATTATTGATCGGTGGCAATTATTTGCAAGCGGCAGAGGAGACTGCCCCGGGTCGTTCGAGAGAGCGAAGCTCTCTCGTGATCTGGCGAAACCGTTGGTATGGCTGACCTCGCGGAACTCCGCTCCGCTTGGTGACGAAAGGACGAAGGCCGTTCGATCCACCTGACCCCGATGCGGCTCACGAGGAGACAGCCGTACTCGACCGATCGGTCTTCGACCGTTCTATCCGATAGTTCGAGCGACCGACGTGTCCACTCCGCGAGTCGGCCCGCTACGGTGGCCCGCGTAGTGCTCCTGTCGTGTGGTTTTCCCGGATCGCGTGGCCGATCATCGGTCGCGAATGCCGAGCCCTCGTTCGGTTACTCGGCAGACGTCGACTCGACGGCCGTCGACCGGCCGTCGGTACACCCTATCTGGCCGCATTCGTGGGCGTTTTACCGGTTCGCTCGAACACACCATCGATGGAGTACGTCCAGGAGCGAATCGCGACGCTCCACGAATTCGGCGGAGGGGATGGACCCGACGGCACCCTCGCGCGCGAAGCCGCCGCGGCGGTCGCCGAAACGTCCATCGTCGTCCCGATGACCGCTCGCGAGTACGAGAGCCCCGCCGCAGAACGCGTCCTCGTCGAACTCGAGCAACTGGTGCCAGCGCCCGCCGCAGTCTTCGTTCCCGTCCGCGCCGACCCCGATCAGATCGGGCCGTTTCGAAAGTGGCTCACCTCGTTTGCGCTTCCGATCCGCGTCCTCTGGTGTACCGCACCCGGCGTCGACGCGTTACTCTCTGATGCGGGTTTAGGCGGCGACTTCGGGAAAGGGCGGGACGTCTGGCTCGCGCTCGGCCCGGCGGCCGACCGCGGCGAGGCGGTCGTCGTCCACGACGCCGACGCCCGAAGCTACGAGGCCGAACACGTCCATCGTCTGCTCGCCCCGCTGACGACGAACTTCGACTTTTCGAAGGGTTACTACGCCCGGGTCGAACGTGGCAGGCTCTACGGACGGCTCTTCCGCCTGTTTTACGAGCCGCTCGTTCGAACCGTCGCCGATGCCCACGACGCGCCGATCGTCGACTACCTCGGCGCGTTTCGCTACGCGCTTGCCGGCGAATTCGCCGCGACCGCCGCTCTCGCCCGCCGACTGCGAACGCCCCGCGCGTGGGGACTCGAGGTCGGAACGCTCGGCGATGCGTACGAAGTCGCTGGCTTCCGTGGGACTGCCCAGGTCGATCTCGGCCGCCACGAACACGATCACAGAGACGTCGCGGGCGACACCGGCCTCGAGGGGATGAGTCGCGAAGTCGGGGCCGCGCTGCTTTGCGTACTCGAGGAACACGGCGTCGACCCCGCGTACGAGACGCTGCCCGAGCGATATCGTGCCGTCGGCGAAGAATTGATCGACCAATACCGCGTCGACGCGGCGTTCAACGGTCTCGAGTACGACCCTGCGAACGAACGGGACCAACTGGAGCGCTACGCCGAATCGATCGCCCCGCCGACGGACGACGCGCGTCTTCCGCGCTGGACCGACGCGCCGTTCGAACCGACCGACGTACTCGAAGCCGCCCGGCCCTGGCGGGAGCGTCGGGTCGGCTCCCGCTCACAAGACTAATCCCATCACCGGCCGTTGGACCGGGTATGGACGCGACCGCCGACGAACTGGCCGGCGTGGTCGACCTCTTCGGCGGGTTGACCCACGATGAACTCGAGCGGGCGCTCGCCGAGGCCGCGTACCGAGCCGACGGGCAGTCGGTAGACGACACGGCCCTCGAGGCGGCGATCGAGGCGGCGCTCGAATCGTTCGCGCTCGTTCGATACGACCCCGCCCGAAAGAGCGATGCGACAGCGGACGCGGACGGCGAGGCACTTTACGTTGCCGGACCGACGGCGTTTCCGTCGGTACCGGAATCCGCCGAAGACGTCCCCCACATTCTCGACGTCGAGCGGCGGCGGCTCGATCGCACGATGCTGGGCGAGGCAGCCCGCGATCGCTTCGTCGCAGCCGCAGACGAGGCTGTCGCTGCAGGCGACGACGCGCGGTGTCGGACCTTGCTCGACGTCAGCTACGATCTCGAGTCCTGGGCACCGGTCGATCTCACGGACGAACGGACGCGCTTGGAGGATGCCCTCGAGGAATGACACCGAAGAGACTGACACTCGATCCGGTTGCGAATCACACCCCCTCCGCGATCGACGATCAGGAGTACGACGCCGCCGTCCTCGCGCCGATCGTCGACCGAGATGGCGAGGACCATCTGCTCTTTACCCGGCGGGCCGACCACCTCGGCGAACACCCCGGACAGATGAGCTTTCCCGGTGGCGGTGCCGAGCCGGTAGACGGAACGATCCTCGATACCGCACTTCGGGAGGCCAACGAAGAGATCGGTCTCGAGCCGTGCGAGGCCGAAGTCGTCGGCCAACTGGACGACATCCGGACCATCTCAGAGTACGCAGTAACGCCATTCGTCGCCAACGTCCCGGATCGGGACTACGACCGCAACGACGACGAAGTCGCCGAAATTGTCGTGCTTCCTCTCTCCGGATTGCTCGACCCGGATAATTACGAGTACGAGCGTCGGTCCCATCCCTACTACGGCGATATCGTCATCCACTACTTCCACGTAAACGACTACACCGTCTGGGGCGCAACTGGCCGAATCCTCGTGCAGTTGCTCGAGCTGGCGACGGAGTTCGAAGCGGCCGAAACGGTCGACCGGACGGAGAAGTAACCGCTTTCGCGCCGCCCTCTTGATCTCAGTTGCACTCTCCGTCACTACCCTGACTCCGTGCTCGTTCGGTCGATCCGTTCTCACTCGGCCGTCCTCTCGCGCCGTCCGTAATTCTTCAACGACCGTCGTCTCGAGTTCGGACAGCGCTTCGTTCTACTCGTCTGCGTTTCATGGGATGGCCGTTTTCAGCGGTGGCGTACATGCAGCCGAGTCGCGACCGCACGACGGAGACATACACCGGCCGAGTCGAAGCCGCACGACGAGGATGGACACTGGCCGAGTCGAAGCCGCACGACGAGGATGGACACCGGCCGAGAGAGCAGAATACGGTATCGGTCGCTTACAGTCCCTCGAGCGACCGGAGTTTCTGTTCGACGTCCGGCGGTGCGGCGCTGGGGCCGTCGCGGATGCGATGATCCGGAATGAGAAGTGGGGCCGGATTCTCGTCGAGCGCCGTCCGGACGAGAACGATGTCGTCTTCGTCCTCGTGATCGAGACCCGAAGTCATCCGGGCGAGGGTCTCGACGGTGACCTGGTCGCCGTAGGGTACCTGTTGGACCTGCTCGAGAACTGACCGCTGATCGGTCGGCATCGTCATCGCGACCTGGACGTCGTCGAAGGTAACCGGCTCGAGACCGTCGAGGTACTCGAAGACCCGGTCGAGGATGGGGTGTTCGTCTTCGGCGTCGTCGTCCGGTATCTCGGGAAACGAGACGCTCAAAACGCGCCCGCTTGCGACTCCGAGCTGGATGTATCGATCGAGATACGATGACTCCCGCGCGTAGATTCCAGCGTCCGTAACGTCCTCCATAGGTGGGTGTAAGCGGCCATGACTTGAATAGCCGCCGGTCTCGGTTCTCAGCTCGGTACGGCCCTGCGATCGATTGCCGCCTGCGTTTCGTCGACCGGCAGTTGGCACTCGACTCGTGACAATATCTCGTCCCTTTTCACCGGTCGTCGTTCGTCTCCTCGATGTCCCGATTCCGGGAACTGGACGAATTCGAGCAGCTGCTCGGTGAACTGGGCGACGACGGGCCGGAGCGAAACCAATTCAGTGAATTCGGCGAAACGGCGAAACGGCGAAACCGACGGCGACGTTCGATCACAAGACGAACGAACTATTGCCACTCGCCAACGGCGTCGGCACTCGTCGTGACCACTGTATCCGCTGGCACACGGACGCGCCACTCGACGCCTCCGACCCCCGTTGAATTCTGGCAGCCAAACGGAGCGACTGGTCCGCTGGTCGACGCGATGACGCAAGTCTTATGTACATATGAGTACGTCGATGTACAATAATGAACTCCGAGACGGAGCTTGCGCCCGCGGTCAAGTCGATTCTCGCGGCCGCTCGAGAGCGGTCGGGCGGCGAGGGCGTCGTAAACGTCGACGCGCGGTCGATATCCGACGCGCTGGCGCGGGCGGAGGCTGACGGACGGGTGCCGGTAATCGCGGAGGTGAAACCGACGAGTCCGACGGCCGACGGAACGCGGACCGACGATCCAGTCGAACTGGCCGAGGCGATGGTCGAGGGCGGTGCGGCGGCGATTTCCGTTCTCACGGAGCCGACTCACTTCGGCGGATCCCCCGAGGCACTGACCCGTATCCGCGAGGCCGTCGACGTCCCGGTTCTGCGAAAGGATTTCGTTCTGGACGAGGCTGGAATGGACGTCGTTGCGGCCGACCTGTTGTTGGTGATCGCACGGTTCGTAGACGACCTTTCGGAACTCGTCGCGGCTGCGCGCGACCGCGGGTTCCAGCCGCTGGTCGAAGTGCACGACCGGGACGAACTCGAGGACGCACTCGAAGCGGGTGCGGAGATAATCGGGGTGAACAACCGAGATCTGGCGAAGCTCG
This window harbors:
- a CDS encoding MGMT family protein codes for the protein MEDVTDAGIYARESSYLDRYIQLGVASGRVLSVSFPEIPDDDAEDEHPILDRVFEYLDGLEPVTFDDVQVAMTMPTDQRSVLEQVQQVPYGDQVTVETLARMTSGLDHEDEDDIVLVRTALDENPAPLLIPDHRIRDGPSAAPPDVEQKLRSLEGL
- a CDS encoding DHH family phosphoesterase, encoding MSVRSGSNGVGSVGANPLVAEPVGDSLRSLEPLVLSLLVLVVVGIAIGCWWAVRWFRRPPGVRLQRVLATHEDVTVLMHPNPDPDAMACAMGIASIADSVDTDVTMQFPGEIRHQENRAFRTVLDLDLEPVEASSQLSSDAVVLVDHNTPRGFTGAQTVEPIAVIDHHPGNGAGTKFTDVRTNYGAASTIIVEYLNDVGATIDEDDDSSEFEVSPELATGLLYGIQSDTNHLTNGCSRAEFDACATLFPGIDEDLLDRIANPQVSDDVLRVKATAITQKRVEGPFAVCDVGEIGNVDAIPQAADELMHLEGVTAVVVYGENDGTLHLSGRSRDDRVHMGETLRHAISDIPMASAGGHARMGGGQLSVDHMNGIGPSDGISRSDFEERLFSAMAGER
- a CDS encoding SDR family oxidoreductase: MNVAILGCGYVGIELGRQLADRGHEPIGVRRSDEGVEQIEAAGIEAIRADVTDREALESIPDADAVVFAASSGGRGADAARTIYVEGLQTAIEAFGERENAPDRLVYTSSTGVHGDHDGNWVDEETPLEPTTDKTEVLAEAERIALDYAPEYGIDGTVARYAGLYGPERYRLERYIEGPVTEGYLNMAHRDDAAGAVRHLLEENLARGEVVQVVDDEPVSKWEFADWLADECGVGEPPKRTKAERLADDDISAAGRRRILTSKRCSNEKLRALEYEFSYPTFRDGYRGAVERFRVESDI
- a CDS encoding DUF7109 family protein, yielding MDATADELAGVVDLFGGLTHDELERALAEAAYRADGQSVDDTALEAAIEAALESFALVRYDPARKSDATADADGEALYVAGPTAFPSVPESAEDVPHILDVERRRLDRTMLGEAARDRFVAAADEAVAAGDDARCRTLLDVSYDLESWAPVDLTDERTRLEDALEE
- a CDS encoding HVO_0758 family zinc finger protein — translated: MKSVRKALREGELEKDTYDRLVCGECEKPLKTENDPDEIKTVRICPDCNAEWKEIR
- a CDS encoding NUDIX hydrolase, with product MTPKRLTLDPVANHTPSAIDDQEYDAAVLAPIVDRDGEDHLLFTRRADHLGEHPGQMSFPGGGAEPVDGTILDTALREANEEIGLEPCEAEVVGQLDDIRTISEYAVTPFVANVPDRDYDRNDDEVAEIVVLPLSGLLDPDNYEYERRSHPYYGDIVIHYFHVNDYTVWGATGRILVQLLELATEFEAAETVDRTEK
- a CDS encoding PfkB family carbohydrate kinase, giving the protein MSYADLCDHLDALEGDGRRHVVALPDGSVDHRYALSGAGGVRVERADEFRSQLAAGSRAFSLEPVDVRPGGQAVNAARQVHALGDSATLVGHLDHPVLAEFPFETRSMGPPATVRVVMLDEDDLLFSEPGAAETWELADLRAVVDWDRILDADALCCANWVSVRGLTAVFDRFRSAPPDESLTIVLDPGPIDAVDPSALEDLFDVLSRTDGASESIEIVLSVNPTELEAAVAATDVSGRASDRVSDASGVTSDGTRDRNRALGRAVALRSAIGISGVISHGTAVAAGATRNGTTVVNMLEVGETKHTTGAGDRFSAGVACALAREWSLETALALGNACAAHFVGTGETAGPAAVRSILERSERDR
- a CDS encoding glycosyl transferase family 2, which encodes MEYVQERIATLHEFGGGDGPDGTLAREAAAAVAETSIVVPMTAREYESPAAERVLVELEQLVPAPAAVFVPVRADPDQIGPFRKWLTSFALPIRVLWCTAPGVDALLSDAGLGGDFGKGRDVWLALGPAADRGEAVVVHDADARSYEAEHVHRLLAPLTTNFDFSKGYYARVERGRLYGRLFRLFYEPLVRTVADAHDAPIVDYLGAFRYALAGEFAATAALARRLRTPRAWGLEVGTLGDAYEVAGFRGTAQVDLGRHEHDHRDVAGDTGLEGMSREVGAALLCVLEEHGVDPAYETLPERYRAVGEELIDQYRVDAAFNGLEYDPANERDQLERYAESIAPPTDDARLPRWTDAPFEPTDVLEAARPWRERRVGSRSQD
- the trpC gene encoding indole-3-glycerol phosphate synthase is translated as MNSETELAPAVKSILAAARERSGGEGVVNVDARSISDALARAEADGRVPVIAEVKPTSPTADGTRTDDPVELAEAMVEGGAAAISVLTEPTHFGGSPEALTRIREAVDVPVLRKDFVLDEAGMDVVAADLLLVIARFVDDLSELVAAARDRGFQPLVEVHDRDELEDALEAGAEIIGVNNRDLAKLEVDLETFESVAPHAPDDVTVIAESGISSPVDARRMREAGADALLVGSAIMDHGADESDVTENTRRLTRAETAESTTETETT